In Candidatus Binatia bacterium, the DNA window CACCTCGAGCGGGCTCGCGAGGCTGAAGTCGTGCGCACCGGCGTCCTCGAGACGCTGGTTCAGCTCCTCGACCGACGCTTGGAACACGCACTGCGTGGCCTCGTCGGTGATGCGATCGACCCGAAGCTTCATGGGGATTCACCGGATAATAGGGGTCGGGACCCGGAAATCAACGCGGTTCGGGGCGTGTGGCGCGTTCGCGTCGGTGAACCGTCGCTCACTCGTCGCGTGCGTCCGACGTGCGCGCGACGCCCGTCGCCCGCTCGAGGCGGCGCACCCGACGCAGCAGATCGGGCAGCCGCTGCACGGCGGCCGACACGCGCCGCCAGAGCCGCACGTCCATCGCCGGGTAGCCGCCGATCACCGAGCCCGGCGGGACGTCGTTGTCGATCCCGCTCTGCGCGGCGACCCGCACGTCGTCGCCGATCGTGAGGTGGCCCGCCGCGCCGACCTGACCGCCGAGCTGGACGCGGGCGCCGAGCGTCGTGCTGCCGGCGAGCCCGGTCTGGCCCGCGAGCAGCGACTCGCGCCCGATCCGGCAGCCGTGCGCGATCATCACCAGGTTGTCGAGCTTGACGCCTGCCTCGAGCCGCGTCGCGCCGATGGTCGCGCGATCGACGGTGGTGTTGGCCCCGATCTCGACGTCGTCGCCGATCTCGACGGTGCCGATCTGCGGCAGCTTGAACACGCCGCCGCCCGGCAGCGGGATGAAGCCGAAGCCGTCGCCGCCGATCACCACCCCGGGTCCGAGCGTCACCCGGTTGCCGATGCGGACGCGCTCGCGCACGACGACGTTCGCGTGCGCGACGAAGTCGTCGCCGATCGTGGTCTCGGGATAGATGACCACCCCGGGGTAGAGGCAGGCGCGCGCGCCGATCTCGACGCCGTCGCCGATCACCACGCCCGGCGAGATGCGGGCGCCCTCCCCGATCCGCGCGCTCGGCGAGACGTGCGCCGCCGGCGACACGCCGAGCGGCGGCAGCACCGGACGCGCGAACAGCCCGAGCGCGATCGCGAACGCGCGGTACGGGTCGTCGACCCGCAGCACCGGACAGCCGGGTCCCTCGACGCCCTTGCCGAGGATGAGCGCTCCCGCGCGCGTCGTGGCGAGCTGCGACGCGTAGCGCTGGTTCGAGAGGAACGACAGCGAGCGCGGCCCGGCGCTGTCGAGCGGCTGCAGGTCCTCGATCTCGAGCTCGCCGTCTCCTTCGAGGGTGGCGTCGAGGGCTCGCGCGAGGTCGGACAGCTTCATCGCGCCCCTCTATCAAGCGTCACGCGCGTTCTCCATGCTCACGGTCGTCGCGACGGTGACATTGCGTTTTCGCCGGCTCGTCGATACGTAGCCCGGCGTGCTGACGCGCGTGCCTCGTGGCGGCGCCGGTGCCCGCCGGCTCGCGTTCGGAGCTCTGCTGGTCGCCCTCGTCGCGGGCGCGGCCGCTTGCTCTGCGCAGCGTCCGGTGGTGCCGCCGCGGCCCGAGCTGCCGGCCGTGCTGTTCGTGCCGCCGTGCGATCCGCAAGCGTCGATCGGCATGACGGAAGCCGGCGTCGCGCAGCTTCGCGCGCGCGACGAGGCGTGGCGCACGCACGTCGAGATCCTCGAAGCCGTGATCCGCGGCGAGCGCTGAGAGTTAGGCAGGGAACGTCGTGGAGCTCGACTTCAGCAAGGGGTTGATCCCCGCCGTCGTGCAGGACCACGCGACCGGCGAGGTCCTGATGGTCGCCTACATCAACGAGGAGGCGTGGCGCGAGACGCTCGCGACCGGACGCGCCTGCTTCTGGAGCCGCTCGCGCGGGCTGTGGCGCAAGGGCGAGGAGTCGGGCCACTACCAGGAGATCAAGGAGCTCCTCGTCGACTGCGATCGCGACACCGTCATCTACAAGGTGGTGCAGCACGGTGGCGCCGCCTGCCACAAGGGCTACCGCAGCTGCTTCTTCCGCCGCCTCGAGAACGGCGAGTGGCAAACGATCGCCGAGCCGGTGTTCGACCCGGCCAAGGTGTACAAGAAGCCGCATCCATGAGTGCGAAGCTCCCCACGCCGCTGAAGCTCGGCATCCCGAAGGGCAGCCTCGAGAACCAGACCATCGAGCTGTTCGCCAAGGCGGGCTGGCGCATCACGACCAGCGGCCGCAGCTACTTCCCGTCGATCGACGATCCCGACATCCGCTGCTCGTTCATGCGGCCGCAGGAGATGTCGGCTTACATCGAGGCCGGCGCGCTCGACGCCGGCGTGACCGGCCAGGACTGGATCATCGAGAACGGCTCGCGGGTGCACACGATCTGCGACCTCGTCTACTCGAAGGTCAGCCTGCAGGGGACGCGCTGGGTGCTCGTGGTCCGCGAGGACTCGCCGGTGCAGAAGCCCGAGGACCTGCAGGGCAAGCGCGTCGCGACCGAGCTCGTCAACGTGACGCGCAGCTTCTTCGCCGGACGGGGCATCGACGTCGACGTCGAGTTCTCCTGGGGCGCGACCGAGGCCAAGGTCGCCGAGGGGCTGGTCGACGCGATCGTCGACGTGACCGAGACCGGGTCCACGCTGCGCGCGAACAAGCTGCGCATCGTCGCCGAGCTGCAGAAGTCCAATCCACAGCTCGTGGCGAACGAGGCGGCCTGGGCGGATCCGGCGCGCCGCGAGAAGCTCGAGCAGATCGCCCTGCTGCTGCAGGGCGCGCTCGCCGCGCAGGGCAAGGTCGGCATCAAGCTCAACGTTCCCGAGTCGAAGCTCGACGCCGTGATCGCGCTGCTGCCGAGCCTCACCGCCCCGACGGTGTCGAACCTCTTCCAGACCGCGCAGCTGCGCAGCGAGAAGTGGTTCGCGGTCGAGAGCGTGATCGCCGAGGCGACGGTGCGCGACCTGATCCCGCAGCTGATCAAGGCCGGCGCGACCGGGATCATCGAGTACCCGCTCAACAAGATCGTTTAGCGGGGCTCGCTTCGCTCGGCGCTTGGCCGCGCGCTTCGAGCGCGCGCAGGCTGCGACGCGGCGGACGCCGTCACGCGGCGGAGTCGGCTTCCTCGAGCGTGTAGCCGAGGCTCGCGAGGAAGGCCTCCTTCTCGCCGCCCGGCATGATGTAGATGCCGTCCCAGCCGCAGACCTCCTCGCACAGCTTGCAGCCGACGCAGGTCTTCTCGTCGACCTCGACCTTGCCGAGGTAGGTCGCGACGTTGCCCTCCGACGGCGTGATGCAGTCGAACGGGCAGACGTCGATGCACACCCCGCAGCCGTTGCAGTTGTCGGGGTGCGGGACGGCGATCGGACGCTCGGCGCGCTTGAGCACGCTCGTCATGTTGCCCCAGGTGTCGAGAATCGCCTCGTCGGGGCAGATCACGCCGCACGCACCGCAGTCGATGCACATCGACGGCTCGATGAAGTAGGCCTTCTTCGGGTCGCCGCTGATCGCCCGCGTCGGGCAGCGCTTCTCACACGCGCTGCAGCCCGTGCAGTTCTCGGCGATGATCGTGAACGGCATCGTTCACCTTTGCATGTCGCTCAGGATCTCGTCTTCGCGACCCTGCGCGATCAGCTCGTCGTTGCGCCGTGCTTCCCGAAAGCCGAGGTACGTGAACCAGAAGACCAGAAAGAACATCCCGACGATCGGGAGGTTGTCCGGCCGGGTGAGCATCTCGAAGAACTCGCTCCAGGCGGACGCATTCGGATCCGGTCCCGTCATGGTGCCGAGCTATCAACGGCCCCGGGGGGAGTCAAACCGCGTCCTGCTGCCCGGCGCGGGCCTCGAGGCGGGATTCGACGATGGCGTCGAGCCGCTCGTCGCCGAGCGCCGCCTTCATCTCGCCGAGGGTCGCGATCCAGCGCGAGATGAGCCGTAGCCGGTCGAGCAGCGTCGAGATCTGCAGCAGTGCGGCGTCGATCTCCTGCGCGGCCAGGGTGTCGACCGCCGCTCGTACCTGCTCGTACAGCACGACGAGCTCGTCGACCCCGCGTATGCCGCGGTTCGAGAGTCGTCTGTTGAGCTCGCCATAGAGGCGAACGAACTCGTCCGCCTCGCGCCGGAAGGCTTCGTCGTCCCGCATGCGCTCCGTGTCCTGGTCGTGGTGGTTCTCGGGTGTAGGTGGACTATGTCGGAGTGCATAGCCCGCGCGCCGGGCGCGCGGAAGGACCTTTTCGCGCCGAAGGGGGAAGATTCCCCTGGCGCACGGACACGGACGAGGCTCGGGCCGACGGGCGCGCGCTCAGGCGTCGCCACGCGCACGCGCTTCAGAACAGCGTGTAGACGAACGGCGACGAGGCGCTCGAGCGGCCGAAGTACATGAGCAGCCCGGTGATCAGTAGAACGCTGATCGCCGGCATCAGCCACCAGATCTTGTGGCGCCACAGAAAGGCGAGCAGTCCCGAGTTCTCGTCCTGAGCCATGGAGGTCCTTTCGCGGGTCGCCTGTTTAGCTCGACCTCAGTGCTGCGTCGAGTTCGGCGGCGTGCTCATCTGGAAGATCGGCGTGTCGGCCTTCGAGCCACGCATGCGGAACTCCTCGCGGCGCAGGCCGTAGGACTTCATCTTGCGGTGCAGCGTCGCGGCGTCGACGAGCGCGTGCTTGGCGCTCGAGTTGATGCCGCCGCGGTACTTGCGCAGCACGTGCCCGAGGTAGTCCTTCTCCGCGCGACGCAGGAACTCCTTGAGCGGAACCTCGTAGTCGAAGCCGCGCCGCGACGAGCTGTCGGACGTCTTCTTGACGTCGTTGCCCGGCAGGTCGACCTCGCGGATCATCGGCCCCGAGGTGCGCAGGATCGAGCGCTCGAGCACGTTGCCGAGCTCGCGCACGTTGCCCGGCCAGCTGTAGCTCATGAGCTGCTGCAGC includes these proteins:
- the lpxD gene encoding UDP-3-O-(3-hydroxymyristoyl)glucosamine N-acyltransferase, translating into MKLSDLARALDATLEGDGELEIEDLQPLDSAGPRSLSFLSNQRYASQLATTRAGALILGKGVEGPGCPVLRVDDPYRAFAIALGLFARPVLPPLGVSPAAHVSPSARIGEGARISPGVVIGDGVEIGARACLYPGVVIYPETTIGDDFVAHANVVVRERVRIGNRVTLGPGVVIGGDGFGFIPLPGGGVFKLPQIGTVEIGDDVEIGANTTVDRATIGATRLEAGVKLDNLVMIAHGCRIGRESLLAGQTGLAGSTTLGARVQLGGQVGAAGHLTIGDDVRVAAQSGIDNDVPPGSVIGGYPAMDVRLWRRVSAAVQRLPDLLRRVRRLERATGVARTSDARDE
- a CDS encoding DUF5989 family protein; this encodes MAQDENSGLLAFLWRHKIWWLMPAISVLLITGLLMYFGRSSASSPFVYTLF
- the hisI gene encoding phosphoribosyl-AMP cyclohydrolase, which produces MELDFSKGLIPAVVQDHATGEVLMVAYINEEAWRETLATGRACFWSRSRGLWRKGEESGHYQEIKELLVDCDRDTVIYKVVQHGGAACHKGYRSCFFRRLENGEWQTIAEPVFDPAKVYKKPHP
- the hisG gene encoding ATP phosphoribosyltransferase — encoded protein: MSAKLPTPLKLGIPKGSLENQTIELFAKAGWRITTSGRSYFPSIDDPDIRCSFMRPQEMSAYIEAGALDAGVTGQDWIIENGSRVHTICDLVYSKVSLQGTRWVLVVREDSPVQKPEDLQGKRVATELVNVTRSFFAGRGIDVDVEFSWGATEAKVAEGLVDAIVDVTETGSTLRANKLRIVAELQKSNPQLVANEAAWADPARREKLEQIALLLQGALAAQGKVGIKLNVPESKLDAVIALLPSLTAPTVSNLFQTAQLRSEKWFAVESVIAEATVRDLIPQLIKAGATGIIEYPLNKIV
- a CDS encoding 4Fe-4S binding protein, translated to MPFTIIAENCTGCSACEKRCPTRAISGDPKKAYFIEPSMCIDCGACGVICPDEAILDTWGNMTSVLKRAERPIAVPHPDNCNGCGVCIDVCPFDCITPSEGNVATYLGKVEVDEKTCVGCKLCEEVCGWDGIYIMPGGEKEAFLASLGYTLEEADSAA